The following are from one region of the Pseudodesulfovibrio piezophilus C1TLV30 genome:
- a CDS encoding CotH kinase family protein: MNFSFRPLYVLIYALAMLSLLGLPCSAASKIMINEVFVDGSSNYPDWIELFNAGDTSSSLGGYRLSDDLDDTGWAIPETFSIAPGQYKVFICDKRNAYDHTNFRLKSIAGQVYLLTPSGELADQIEYDSLPRFSSIGRYPDGKPQWFVHSTPTMESKNTQSRTPVAHTGTADSLHISHTSGLYDKPFMLTMQPPPGTKVRYTLDGSIPTMESRLYANALKIDSTTIIRIAVITSDHTLSTPETRSYFIGESTELPLISLVTDPKNLWDPEIGIYAEGDSVTEAGTQSHNWQRKWRRPVHIDFMTKTEQWSIDGNCRIFGGASRGRPQKSFAVYADDKNTPYGIEHRLFPDTDRERYAGFILRNGGDAWLRTQFRDAFQQALIQDRAEVESMRYRPVLVFINGTYWGVYGLREAMIKKNLLAGRDLPLQPVKILNNRGISSKKGPFSDFKSVPVQGEYRPSLPSLDIDSYLDYLAIELYSGNIDWPDGNIKVWRPLTTPKSTWRWILYDLDRGFNGKRGKSAQEDPFVELLRRPGPRGLHFSDLIKNDLFVRDFCSRLTVHILTTFRPERALSILNRMVRMLRPEMERHWERWHWSWQLDRLFMNMDRWEEYLATLRQFCEQRPSAMMRIMDKHFKTGTPLPTSLTIMKQGKGRIMAEGLVLPDGKLTGLIPENIKIRIEAQPAPGYIFAGWENAPRSTDPYKILEAGTSVTDRALFSPIDNEE, translated from the coding sequence ATGAACTTTTCTTTTCGTCCACTTTATGTGTTGATCTATGCCCTTGCCATGCTCTCTCTTTTGGGCCTCCCCTGCTCTGCTGCCAGCAAAATAATGATTAATGAAGTCTTTGTGGACGGTTCCTCCAACTACCCGGACTGGATTGAATTATTCAATGCCGGAGATACTTCATCCTCCTTGGGCGGGTACCGTCTCTCGGACGACCTGGACGATACGGGATGGGCCATTCCCGAAACATTCTCGATTGCTCCCGGTCAATACAAAGTTTTCATATGTGACAAACGAAATGCATATGACCATACCAACTTCAGGTTGAAAAGTATCGCAGGCCAAGTGTATCTCCTGACCCCCTCTGGAGAGCTTGCAGATCAAATCGAATATGACAGCCTTCCACGCTTTTCATCCATAGGGCGCTATCCTGATGGGAAACCTCAATGGTTCGTCCATTCCACTCCAACAATGGAAAGCAAAAACACACAAAGCCGAACACCTGTTGCTCACACTGGTACAGCTGACTCTCTCCATATCTCACATACCAGCGGTCTCTATGACAAACCATTTATGCTAACCATGCAGCCTCCCCCCGGAACCAAGGTTCGTTATACTTTGGACGGAAGTATCCCCACCATGGAATCCAGGCTCTACGCCAATGCTCTAAAAATTGATTCCACAACCATAATCCGTATAGCCGTCATCACGTCGGATCACACTCTCAGCACGCCTGAAACTCGATCCTACTTCATAGGTGAATCCACCGAACTTCCGCTCATATCTCTCGTCACTGACCCAAAGAACCTGTGGGATCCTGAAATTGGTATCTACGCAGAGGGAGATTCCGTAACCGAAGCTGGAACACAATCACACAATTGGCAGCGCAAATGGCGGCGTCCTGTTCACATCGACTTCATGACCAAGACAGAACAGTGGAGTATTGACGGGAATTGCCGAATTTTCGGCGGAGCTTCACGAGGGAGGCCACAAAAGTCCTTCGCAGTCTATGCAGATGACAAAAACACCCCATATGGCATTGAGCACCGCCTTTTTCCTGATACAGACCGAGAACGATATGCAGGATTCATACTACGCAATGGAGGAGATGCCTGGCTGCGAACTCAATTCAGAGATGCTTTTCAGCAAGCCTTAATTCAGGACCGAGCAGAGGTCGAATCCATGCGATATCGTCCGGTTCTTGTTTTTATCAATGGCACATACTGGGGAGTTTACGGATTGCGAGAAGCCATGATCAAAAAGAATCTGCTCGCCGGGCGAGACCTCCCTCTACAGCCGGTCAAAATCTTGAATAACAGGGGGATATCTTCAAAAAAAGGGCCTTTTTCCGACTTCAAGTCGGTTCCTGTCCAAGGTGAGTATCGCCCGTCCCTTCCCTCTTTGGACATAGATTCTTACCTTGATTATCTCGCAATAGAACTCTATTCTGGAAACATTGACTGGCCTGACGGCAACATCAAAGTCTGGCGTCCTCTCACCACCCCCAAGAGCACATGGAGGTGGATTCTTTATGATCTCGACAGAGGATTCAACGGAAAACGAGGAAAATCCGCACAGGAAGATCCCTTTGTAGAACTATTAAGAAGGCCTGGCCCTCGTGGACTGCATTTTTCAGACTTAATAAAAAATGACCTGTTTGTCCGGGATTTCTGCTCTCGACTTACTGTACATATACTCACGACATTCCGACCGGAGCGTGCTCTGTCAATTCTTAATCGCATGGTGCGAATGCTCAGGCCTGAAATGGAACGGCATTGGGAAAGATGGCATTGGTCCTGGCAACTCGACAGGCTCTTCATGAATATGGATAGATGGGAAGAGTATCTGGCAACTCTCCGTCAATTCTGTGAGCAACGCCCCTCTGCCATGATGAGAATCATGGATAAACATTTTAAGACAGGAACACCACTCCCGACTTCCTTGACGATCATGAAGCAAGGGAAAGGTCGCATCATGGCTGAAGGGCTGGTTCTGCCAGATGGGAAACTGACAGGTTTAATTCCAGAAAACATCAAAATCCGAATTGAAGCCCAACCAGCACCGGGTTATATCTTTGCGGGTTGGGAAAACGCCCCACGCAGTACAGATCCCTATAAGATTCTTGAGGCGGGTACATCGGTAACAGATCGCGCCCTCTTTTCACCAATTGATAATGAAGAGTAA
- a CDS encoding dihydrodipicolinate synthase family protein, producing MSFKKTTFSFVAEYAKGRFTLFAGTGGMDVRESIELTQHVQKCGFDAAVVMCPYCFELPESYIQDYFSRIA from the coding sequence TTGAGCTTTAAAAAAACAACATTTTCCTTTGTTGCCGAGTATGCAAAAGGACGGTTTACGCTGTTTGCTGGGACTGGAGGTATGGACGTCCGGGAGAGCATCGAATTGACTCAGCATGTCCAGAAGTGCGGCTTTGATGCTGCCGTCGTCATGTGTCCATATTGCTTCGAATTACCTGAATCGTACATCCAGGATTATTTTTCACGCATAGCTTAA
- a CDS encoding cation:proton antiporter domain-containing protein → MGIATDIILLVVVAFFCGMLVQRLGQPLILGYILAGIVLGPHTGGYTVSGIHEIELLAEIGIALLLFALGLEFSLKDLKPVKMVALLGTPLQMVLTIGLGYGAGQLIGLDWKASLWMGALVSLSSTMVILKTLMNQGWLGTLSSKVMIGMLIVQDLAVVPMMIILPQLNDPVVGLPNLGFAAIKAVGFLLGMILLGTRLLPWLLAHIARIGSRELFLLGIAAIGLGVGYLTYLAGLSFAFGAFAAGMVLSESDYGHQALSDIVPLRDIFGLLFFATVGMLFDPAFLLNHFKEVLWLLAVVCIGKGLIFSSVSLLFRYKNVVPLAIGLGLFQVGEFSFVLARLGVSTGSIDNELYSLILTVAIISMALTPLVSGLTAKIYALRKHWFRHENLESTNIPEQGLRNHVVILGGGRVGLQVAQILNRMDMNHVVVELDQRRFEKAKKSGIPAVYGDAGQEIVLDAAGIKSASLLVVTVPDLVTTRCIVQSARKNNKNLEIIARSSNHDNFHEMKELGVSEAVLPELEASLEMARQSLLRLKVSPMEIQRHTDNVRQELYSVLCDSSDDYRELCQLRGVEQHFDLQWVKLSSDSPLANRSIGESNIRKKTGASVVGIVRDGDLKTNPDADYVLLPGDQIAIIGGDEERRAFFQKSEQQQYT, encoded by the coding sequence ATGGGTATAGCTACTGATATTATTCTGCTCGTTGTTGTTGCTTTTTTCTGTGGCATGCTTGTTCAGAGATTAGGGCAACCCTTGATTCTGGGGTATATTCTGGCTGGTATTGTCCTCGGTCCTCATACCGGGGGATACACGGTTTCAGGAATCCATGAAATAGAACTCCTTGCCGAGATAGGCATAGCCTTATTGCTCTTTGCTCTCGGTTTGGAATTCTCCCTTAAGGACCTCAAACCGGTGAAGATGGTTGCGCTCCTGGGAACTCCTCTTCAAATGGTTCTCACGATTGGGCTAGGGTATGGCGCGGGGCAATTAATAGGATTGGACTGGAAAGCCTCTCTCTGGATGGGAGCTCTTGTTTCCCTCTCAAGCACGATGGTCATTCTCAAGACATTGATGAATCAGGGGTGGTTAGGCACGCTTTCCAGCAAAGTCATGATCGGAATGCTTATTGTTCAAGATCTGGCTGTGGTCCCCATGATGATTATCCTTCCACAGTTGAACGACCCTGTAGTGGGGCTACCGAATCTTGGCTTTGCCGCGATCAAAGCCGTGGGATTTCTTCTGGGAATGATCCTTTTGGGGACGCGGTTGCTTCCATGGCTCCTCGCCCACATCGCCCGAATCGGGTCAAGAGAACTCTTTTTACTGGGTATAGCGGCAATTGGCCTCGGTGTCGGCTATCTTACCTATCTTGCGGGACTTTCATTTGCCTTTGGCGCATTTGCTGCGGGAATGGTCTTAAGTGAATCTGATTATGGGCATCAGGCACTCAGTGACATCGTTCCCCTGCGGGATATTTTCGGCCTGTTGTTCTTTGCGACAGTTGGGATGCTCTTTGATCCGGCTTTTCTCTTGAATCATTTCAAGGAAGTCCTTTGGCTTCTCGCTGTCGTCTGTATCGGCAAAGGACTTATTTTTTCATCTGTTTCGCTTCTTTTTCGCTACAAAAATGTCGTCCCCCTTGCGATAGGTCTCGGGCTTTTTCAGGTTGGTGAATTTTCATTCGTCCTGGCCCGTCTCGGTGTTTCGACCGGCTCCATAGACAATGAACTCTATTCCCTCATACTGACTGTCGCTATCATATCCATGGCTTTGACTCCCCTTGTTTCAGGACTCACGGCCAAGATATACGCCCTTCGCAAACACTGGTTTCGCCATGAGAATCTAGAATCGACCAATATCCCGGAACAAGGATTACGAAATCATGTTGTTATTCTGGGAGGAGGACGCGTCGGGCTGCAAGTCGCACAAATACTTAATCGCATGGACATGAACCATGTTGTTGTCGAATTAGACCAAAGACGCTTTGAAAAAGCGAAAAAATCAGGAATTCCAGCTGTCTATGGTGACGCCGGACAAGAAATTGTCCTTGATGCCGCTGGTATAAAATCAGCATCACTCCTCGTCGTGACCGTTCCTGATCTCGTGACGACCCGATGCATTGTTCAGAGTGCCAGAAAAAACAACAAAAACCTTGAAATAATTGCCCGTTCATCCAACCACGATAACTTCCATGAGATGAAAGAATTGGGAGTTTCCGAGGCCGTACTGCCAGAACTGGAAGCAAGCCTGGAGATGGCTCGCCAATCCCTGCTGCGACTGAAAGTCTCCCCCATGGAAATCCAGCGCCACACCGACAATGTGCGTCAGGAACTGTATTCTGTCCTCTGTGATTCGAGTGACGACTATCGGGAACTGTGCCAATTACGAGGAGTCGAACAGCATTTCGATTTACAATGGGTCAAACTTTCAAGCGATAGCCCTCTGGCCAATCGGTCCATTGGGGAAAGCAACATACGAAAAAAAACAGGAGCTTCCGTTGTTGGGATAGTACGAGATGGCGACCTGAAAACAAATCCCGATGCTGATTATGTTCTACTGCCTGGAGATCAAATAGCCATAATCGGTGGAGATGAAGAAAGAAGAGCTTTTTTTCAAAAATCGGAACAGCAACAATACACATAA
- a CDS encoding DUF4956 domain-containing protein codes for MTDTLTFNTGKKRLAGCLIAALSTTSSVVISKSITHNNLSQLQSSLPIALAVGLCLGILYYYAMAQILPRLHRDHHGELWAGLSWFNLATISLWGILLPLPTYYIDFGIGFIFTGGCARLIGSVYTIFGTSLSNRKRFANTFVMLALTIMLVISVVKASLALSLGLVGALSIVRFRTAIKEPEELAFLFFTVAIGLGFGAEKFGVTLAAFWAICVGFIFFCKIRTSNTMDNAYMVTIYGPKEGLLNSVHTFLDEHNLTYEFTRLETSDTSNHVSFLVEMKNSNVLNILGQKFQDDNPQTNVSIIQARSLF; via the coding sequence ATGACAGACACACTGACGTTCAATACCGGGAAAAAAAGGCTTGCAGGTTGCCTGATAGCCGCTTTATCTACCACCTCATCGGTAGTCATAAGCAAATCGATAACCCATAACAACCTGAGCCAATTGCAAAGTAGCCTCCCTATTGCATTGGCTGTCGGCCTCTGCCTGGGAATTCTCTATTATTATGCCATGGCGCAAATTCTGCCACGGCTGCATAGAGATCATCATGGAGAACTCTGGGCCGGACTCTCCTGGTTCAACCTTGCAACCATTAGTCTATGGGGAATCCTTCTGCCCTTGCCGACATACTACATCGATTTCGGTATAGGCTTTATCTTCACAGGGGGGTGTGCCCGCCTCATTGGTTCGGTGTATACCATTTTTGGGACGTCTCTTTCAAATCGTAAACGTTTTGCAAATACATTCGTCATGTTGGCTCTGACTATCATGCTTGTTATTTCAGTGGTCAAAGCCTCATTGGCTCTCTCCCTGGGACTGGTCGGCGCATTATCCATTGTTCGTTTCAGAACAGCCATCAAGGAACCTGAGGAACTTGCTTTTCTCTTCTTTACTGTAGCCATCGGACTCGGATTCGGTGCGGAAAAATTCGGCGTCACCCTTGCTGCATTCTGGGCTATCTGCGTTGGTTTTATTTTCTTTTGCAAAATCAGGACATCCAACACCATGGATAATGCCTACATGGTCACGATATATGGCCCTAAAGAGGGGTTACTGAATTCGGTTCACACATTCCTGGATGAACATAACCTGACCTATGAGTTCACTCGGCTTGAGACAAGTGACACCTCGAACCATGTCAGTTTCCTTGTCGAAATGAAAAACAGCAATGTCCTTAATATCCTCGGCCAAAAATTCCAGGACGACAACCCGCAAACCAACGTCTCCATCATTCAGGCTCGGAGCCTTTTTTGA
- a CDS encoding polyphosphate polymerase domain-containing protein — MIDATDGTSSYRYERKFTIPLPAVRNLASILRTSRFGFREIYSTRYVNNIYYDTPLFKFYGENMEGLSERKKIRIRWYGASELPSACRFEIKHKKGLVGFKDVVPATCAFNSSCGMPSLINVTVPDKFLHETVGLFPTLMNRYQRRYFLSMDGKFRATIDYELSYSHPSTAHRGGIGYFDNEAVLELKYDHEFDMDAAQVSKEIPFSFSKKSKYVTGVNIVYGC; from the coding sequence ATGATCGACGCGACTGACGGGACGTCTTCCTACCGATACGAGCGCAAATTCACGATTCCACTGCCTGCCGTTCGTAACTTGGCCTCCATATTACGAACCAGCAGATTTGGATTTCGAGAAATATATTCAACTCGGTATGTCAATAATATCTATTATGATACACCATTATTCAAATTTTATGGCGAAAATATGGAAGGTCTTTCAGAACGAAAGAAAATTCGTATCCGCTGGTATGGTGCTTCAGAATTACCGAGTGCATGCCGATTCGAAATCAAACATAAAAAAGGGCTTGTCGGCTTCAAGGATGTAGTTCCCGCAACATGCGCCTTCAACAGTTCATGCGGGATGCCAAGTCTCATCAATGTCACTGTCCCGGACAAGTTCCTTCATGAAACTGTCGGCCTTTTCCCAACTTTGATGAATAGATATCAACGCCGATATTTTCTCTCGATGGATGGAAAGTTTCGGGCGACCATCGACTACGAACTCTCATACAGCCACCCAAGTACAGCCCACCGAGGCGGAATAGGGTACTTTGACAATGAAGCTGTCTTGGAACTGAAATACGATCATGAATTTGACATGGATGCAGCACAGGTTTCCAAAGAAATCCCTTTTTCTTTTTCCAAAAAATCGAAATATGTTACAGGGGTCAACATAGTCTATGGGTGTTAA